The following nucleotide sequence is from Paracrocinitomix mangrovi.
TGACAGCATTAATGAAATTTCCAAATTCTTTAGGACTTCCAATTTTGAATGATTTTACATCTTCTACAACTGCTTCCAAAACTTCATCTGCAATGTTTGATGGCAAATAAGCGCGTGAAGCAGCTGAACATTTTTGACCCTGGAATTCAAAAGCCCCTCTTGAAATAGCAGTAGCTACTTGTTTAGCGTTTGAAGATTTGTGAGCAACAATAAAGTCTTTTCCTCCTGTTTCACCAACAATTCTAGGGTAGGTTTTATAGTTAGCGATATTGTCACCAATTTCTTTCCATAAATGTCTGAAAACACCAGTTGAACCAGTAAAGTGTAAACCGGCAAAATCAGGGTGTTTAAATACAACATCACCAGCAGTAGGTCCGTCAACAGTAATCATATTAATTACACCATCCGGAACACCAGCTTCTTTAAAAAGTTCCATGATAATTTGTGCCGAATAAACTTGAGTTTCTGCCGGTTTCCAAACTACAACATTCCCCATCATGGCCGGAGCTGCACATAAGTTTGCACAAATTGAAGTAAAGTTGAAAGGAGTAATTGCAAATACAAATCCTTCAAGACCTCTATATTCTAATCTATTCCACATTCCCGGATTTGATTCAGGTTGATCTGTATAGATTTGTTGCATGTATGCAACGTTAAATCTGAAAAAGTCAATAAGTTCACAAGCTGCATCAATTTCAGCCTGGAATGCATTTTTAGATTGACACAACATAGTAGCTGCATTCATTCTATCTCTATAAGGACCCTCTAATAGATCAGCCGCTTTTAAAAAGATAGCTGCTCTTTGTTCCCAAGGAAGTGCTGCCCATTCTTTTCTTGCCGCTAATGCAGCATCTATAGCTTGTTCAACATGTTTACCTTCACCATAACTAAAATGTCCCAATACGTGCTGATGATCATGAGGAGGACTAATTTTCTTTTTATTATCAGTTCTCACTTCTTTACCGCCAATGTACATTGGTACATCAACAGTTTTGTTTCTCATTGCTTTGTAAGTTTCTAATAAAGATTCTTTCTCTGCGCTGTTTGGAGCATAGCTTCTTACCGGTTCGTTAACCGGATATGGTACATTATAAATAGCGTTAGGCATTTGATTACTTTTTAATTTGACCCCCAAAAATAATCAAAAAATCAGCAATGAGAGGTGACAGTTGTCACACAATATAAGATTGCTATAAATAAAGGAATTAGTTAAGTTTAGGAACTGTAATAAGATCAAACTTAGGAACTGCTACTCTGAAGGTTTCTTTAGTTTCTGTTTTTTCAAACATATAATAACCTCTCATGTATCCTATTTCTGAATGTAAATCGCAACCTGACACATAAACATGCTTTCTACCAGGGGATAAAATTGGTTGTTCACCAACAACTCCATCTCCTTTAACTTCGCGTGCAGGATTTAGACTGTCAAAAATGAACCAGTATCTAGATTTTAATTGAATATCAAAATCGTTTGTATTTTCAATAACTATTCGATAGTTAAAGAAAAATAATCCATTCTCAGCATTGGAAAGATCTTTTCTATAAATACTTTCAACGCTTATTTTAACGCCATATGTTACTGCTGTTGCCACCGAAATAAATATACAATTTTATTATTTATTTAAGCCATTAAATTTTTTAAAAGCTTTCAACAATAAAAACGTTTGAAAACTAAGAATGGTTTGCTGCTTGTTGCAAATATGCCATCAATTCCATACCCCAAGCTACTCCAAGATGAACAATTAGTCCTCCAAATATGTTTCTGGACTTATAA
It contains:
- the pruA gene encoding L-glutamate gamma-semialdehyde dehydrogenase, whose protein sequence is MPNAIYNVPYPVNEPVRSYAPNSAEKESLLETYKAMRNKTVDVPMYIGGKEVRTDNKKKISPPHDHQHVLGHFSYGEGKHVEQAIDAALAARKEWAALPWEQRAAIFLKAADLLEGPYRDRMNAATMLCQSKNAFQAEIDAACELIDFFRFNVAYMQQIYTDQPESNPGMWNRLEYRGLEGFVFAITPFNFTSICANLCAAPAMMGNVVVWKPAETQVYSAQIIMELFKEAGVPDGVINMITVDGPTAGDVVFKHPDFAGLHFTGSTGVFRHLWKEIGDNIANYKTYPRIVGETGGKDFIVAHKSSNAKQVATAISRGAFEFQGQKCSAASRAYLPSNIADEVLEAVVEDVKSFKIGSPKEFGNFINAVIDEKAFDKIAGYIDYVKGQSDAEILVGGTYDKSEGYFIHPTVVKTTNPKFKTMCEEIFGPVMTVYVYDAEKWEETLHLVDETSEYALTGAIFGTDRYAINQASVILENAAGNFYINDKPTGAVVGQQPFGGSRGSGTNDKAGSYLNLIRWCSPRTIKETFVPATDYRYPFLG
- the apaG gene encoding Co2+/Mg2+ efflux protein ApaG translates to MATAVTYGVKISVESIYRKDLSNAENGLFFFNYRIVIENTNDFDIQLKSRYWFIFDSLNPAREVKGDGVVGEQPILSPGRKHVYVSGCDLHSEIGYMRGYYMFEKTETKETFRVAVPKFDLITVPKLN